In one Brevibacillus composti genomic region, the following are encoded:
- a CDS encoding deoxynucleoside kinase, protein MSGFKNSHLREKYGIPSNAVITIGGTVGVGKSTFTYALADLLGFRVSVEKVDNNPYLGKFYEDLSRWGFHLQVFFLAERFKEQKRMFEYGGGFVQDRSIYEDTGIFARMLFEQGHMTKEDYHTYTQLFEAMVMTPYFPHPDVLIYLEGSFEDIIERVRERGRPMEQQTPTEYWRDLYNRYEEWISQFSTCPVLRININEYDVVEDTASVEVVLARVAEKIKLGRSFRR, encoded by the coding sequence ATGTCAGGTTTTAAAAATAGCCATCTTCGCGAAAAATACGGGATACCCAGCAATGCGGTGATCACCATCGGCGGGACCGTCGGGGTAGGCAAGTCCACCTTCACCTACGCTCTGGCTGATTTGCTCGGCTTTCGCGTATCTGTAGAGAAAGTGGATAACAACCCGTACCTGGGGAAGTTTTACGAGGATCTCTCCCGCTGGGGCTTTCACTTGCAGGTATTTTTCCTCGCTGAGCGGTTTAAGGAACAGAAGCGGATGTTTGAATACGGGGGCGGCTTTGTCCAGGACCGTTCGATTTACGAGGATACCGGGATATTTGCCCGCATGCTGTTTGAGCAGGGCCATATGACAAAAGAGGATTATCATACATATACGCAGTTGTTCGAAGCCATGGTCATGACCCCGTACTTTCCCCATCCCGATGTGCTGATTTATCTGGAAGGCAGCTTCGAGGATATCATCGAGCGGGTCCGTGAGCGGGGACGGCCGATGGAGCAGCAGACACCGACCGAGTATTGGCGGGATTTGTACAACCGATACGAGGAGTGGATCAGCCAATTCTCCACCTGCCCGGTCCTGCGCATCAATATCAACGAGTACGACGTCGTCGAAGACACCGCTTCCGTGGAGGTCGTGCTCGCTCGCGTCGCGGAGAAAATCAAGCTGGGCAGATCATTTCGCCGGTAA